Part of the Salinimonas iocasae genome, ACCAAAGACAGGTAAACTGTGCGCCAGATAAAATAGCCCGGCAAATACCGGGCCTGAAGGGGGAAATAGGATAAGTATGGGAGAACATCATCTCTATTCGCGCTTATCTTAACCGTTTAAGTTTTTTTGTGTGCTTTTTGTGCGTATCGGGATTTATATAAAGGTATTTTTATGTAAACCGGTCGGGCAGGCGCACACGTTTATTGCCAGAAAAGTAGTGCCCAGACCCATGAAACTAAGCGACTTTAATTTTTCGTTACCTGAACATCTCATCGCCAAATATCCTACGGAACAGCGCAGCGCCAGCCGTCTTATGCATCTTAATGGTACAGATGGCGAGGTGAAGCATCGCATGTTTGCCGACATGCTGGAGCTTGTGGAAGAGGGCGACCTGCTGATATTCAACAATACGCGGGTTATTCCGGCCCGTCTGAAGGGCAAAAAGCCAACGGGCGGGCAGGTTGAAGTACTTGTTGAGCGCATTCTTGATAACAACTGCGTACTGGCACATGTCAGAGCAAGCAAAGCACCTAAGCCGGACACACAGCTTATTCTTGAAGACGCGGTCAATGTGACCGTCACAGGCAGGCAGGATGCTTTGTTTTTGCTTCGTTTTGACCACGATGAGTCGGTATTGGCACTGCTGGAAAAGTACGGGCATATGCCATTGCCGCCTTACATTGACCGTCCCGATGAGTCCAGTGACAAAGAGCGCTATCAAACGGTATATAACCAGAAGCCAGGCGCCGTTGCGGCGCCGACCGCAGGTTTGCATTTTGATGATGCCATTTTACAAAGGCTTGCCGATAAAGGGGTGCAGACCGGATTCGTTACGTTGCATGTTGGCGCAGGGACGTTTCAGCCGGTGCGGGTGGATAATATTCTTGAGCATCAGATGCATGCTGAATACGCTGAAGTGCCAGAGGATGTGGTAGAGCAGGTGCGTCAGACTAAAGCAAAAGGAAAACGGGTCATTGCCGTGGGTACAACGTCTGTTCGTTCCCTGGAATCAGCAGCGAAGGCGGCCGGTGATGAGATCATCGCCCCGTTCTTCGATGATACCGATATCTTTATTTATCCAGGCTTTAACTTCAAAGTCGTGGATGCCATGTTTACAAATTTCCATTTGCCAGAATCAACCCTGATGATGCTAATAAGTGCATTTGCCCGGCGTGACAATGTAATGAATGCGTATGCGCAGGCTATCGATCGGGAGTATCGGTTCTTCAGCTACGGCGACAGTATGTTTATTGAGAAAGCATAAAAAGTCGTTCACCAACACCTTTTTACTACGATTGGCTTTTTTCAGACATGATCTGAGTGACAGAACTGGTATAATCGCCGCCAATTTTATTTAGAGTCTGCGCGCTAGCGCCTGAGATCAGGATATTCGCATTCATGCAATTTGAGTTGTTAAAGACAGAAGGTAAAGCCAGACGTGGTCGTCTGGTATTTGACCGTGGCGTGGTTGAAACACCTGCCTTCATGCCGGTAGGCACCTACGGCACGGTAAAAGGTATGACGCCCGAAGAGCTGGAAGACAGTGGCGCGCACATTTGTCTGGGAAATACGTTTCACCTGATGTTACGCCCTGGCACCAGCATTATTAAACAGCACGGCGATCTGCACGATTTTATGCACTGGGATAAGCCAATTCTGACTGATTCCGGTGGTTTTCAGGTCTTCAGCCTGGGCGACTTACGTAAAATTACTGAAGAGGGTGTGACCTTCCGCTCACCTATCAATGGTGAGAAGATTCTGCTTACGCCGGAAAAATCCATGGAAGTGCAGCGCGATCTGGGTTCAGACATCGTGATGATTTTCGATGAGTGCACACCATTTCCTGCCACCGAACAGGAAGCGCGTTTATCTATGGAGATGTCACTGCGCTGGGCCGAACGCAGCAAAGTAGCTCATGGTGACAGCCCCGCAGCCCTGTTTGGTATTATTCAGGGTGGCATGTACGAAAACCTGCGTGATGTATCGTTGGCCGGGCTGGAAGAGATAGGTTTTGATGGCTATGCCATTGGTGGTTTGTCAGTAGGTGAGCCTAAGGAAGATATGATTCGCATTATCGATCATACTGCCCATCAGATTCCTGACGATAAGCCCCGTTATCTAATGGGCGTGGGTAAACCGGAAGACATCGTTGAGGCTGTACGCCGCGGTGTTGATATGTTCGACTGCGTAATGCCCACGCGTAATGCCCGCAACGGTCATTTGTTTGTTACCGAAGGGGTGGTCAAAATCCGCAATGCTAAACATCGCAATGATACATCGGCGCTGGATGAAAATTGTGATTGTTACACTTGTAAAAACTATTCGCGGTCTTATCTACATCATCTGGATAAATGCAATGAGATTCTTGGTGCGCGCCTGAATACCATTCATAACCTTCGGTATTACCAGCGAGTGATGCAGGGATTGCGTGACGCATTGGATGCCGGCGATTTGGATAGTTTCGTTAAAGAATTTTACGCACAAAAAGACATGCCGGTACCGGCATTATAACAACAACGAAGATAGAGGAAGATTATGAGCTTATTCATTTCTAACGCTTATGCACAATCTGCGGGCGGCCAACAGGGTGGCGGCTTTGAAATGCTGATTATGCTGGGTGTTTTTGGTCTGATTTTTTACTTTTTGCTATACCGTCCACAGGCCAAGCGCGTTAAAGAGCATAAAGCATTGGTTTCATCGCTGAGTAAAGGTGACGAAGTGCTCACTCAGGGTGGCCTGGTGGGTCGCATCACTAAGGTCTCAGAGGAAAAAGACTTTATCGAAATCGCACTGAACGAGACTAACAATATCGTAGTGCAAAAGTCATCAGTGACTGCTGTTCTGCCAAAAGGCACGATGAAAGCAATCTAAACGTTTCTACGCCGGAGCCGGATAAGTTTGTTCCGGCGACCGGCTAAAAGGAATTTGTCCGTGTTAAACAAGAATTCTGTCTGGAAGGTACTGCTCGCCGTACTCATCGTTGCGATGTGCGCGTTGTATGCGCTTCCTAATCTTTATGGCGAAGACAACGCCGTTCAAATCTCTGCCGGCAGGAACGCAACTGTAACTGAGTCGATGCTCAGTCAGGTGCGCGAAACGCTGGATTCTAATGAAATCGATACTAAACGCATAGAGTTCGAAGACGGACAAATTCTGGTTCGTCTGAAAGATTCTGAAGCGCAGCTTAAGGCGCGTGAAAACTTAGAACGTGCATTAGGCGATGATTATGTGGTGGCAATGAACCTTGCTGCTGATACCCCCCAGTGGCTTGAAGACCTGGGTGCATCGCCAATGAAGCTGGGGCTTGATTTACGTGGTGGTGTTCACTTTCTGATGGAAGTGGATATGAGTGAAGCCATTGCAAAATCACTGGAAGATGCCGAAAGTGACTTTCGTACCGCACTTCGTGAGGAAAACCTGCGCTATCGTGCTGTAAATGTGCGCGATGGTCATGTGGATATAAAATTTCGCGATGAAGAAACGCTGGAAAGCGCACAGTTTTTTCTCAGAAACCGCAACCGCGACCTGTTGTTCACAGAACAGGATAACCTGGTATTACGGGCGGCATTCTCTGAAGACAAGTTAAAAGAGATTCGCGATTACGCAGTGAAGCAAAACATTACCATTTTGCGTAACCGGGTTAATCAGTTAGGTGTTGCTGAGCCATTGATTCAGAAGCAGGGTGCGGATCGCATTGTGGTGCAATTACCGGGTGTTCAGGATACTGCCAGAGCAAAAGAGATTCTGAACGCAACGGCGACGCTGGAGTTCCGTCTGCTTGACAGAGAGCATGACGTTCGCGATGCCATTAATGGTCGTGTCCCGCCTGGTACGCAGTTGATCAACGATAAGAATGGTCAGCCACAGCTGCTAGAAAAACAGGTCATGCTGACGGGTAACCATATAATCGATGCCAACAACAGCGTTGATGAATACGGTATTCCGCAGGTGAATATTTCACTGGATTCTGAAGGTGGTAATAAGATGTCCCGCGGTACCCGTGGCAACATCGGTAATCCCATGGCTACGGTTTTCATTGAATATAAAGCCACCGGTGAGAAAACTGAAGAAGGTAAGCTTAAGTTTGAGAAACATGAAGAAGTTATCTCGGTAGCGACTATTCAGGCGCAGCTAGGTAGTAGCTTCAGAATTACCGGTCTGGACTCACCTAAAGAAGCCCGTGATCTGGCATTGTTACTACGTGCCGGCGCACTTATCGCGCCTATCCAGATTGTCGAAGAGCGTACAGTGGGGCCGAGCCTTGGTGCTGAAAATATCGAGCTGGGTATGCAGGCGATTATTTATGGTCTGATTGCTGTCCTGGCATTTATGCTTATTTACTACAAAGCTTTTGGTATTGTGGCCAATATCGCGCTGGCATCTAACCTGGTGATGATTGTCGGTATTATGTCGATGATACCCGGGGCGACACTTACCCTGCCGGGTATGGCGGGTATTGTATTAACGGTCGGTATGGCGGTTGATGCTAACGTACTCATTTTTGAACGGATACGTGAAGAGCTGCGCGATGGCAGAAGCCCTCAACAAGCCATTCACCAGGGCTATGACAGTGCCTTTTCTACAATCATGGATGCCAATATCACCACATTTATTGCTGCGCTGATTCTTTTCGCCGTAGGCACCGGGCCTATCAAAGGGTTCTCGATTACGCTGATGATTGGTATCGCCACATCCATGTTCACCGCTATTCTGCTGACCCGCGTTATTGTTAACGCTGTCTGGGGTGGCCGTCGCGTGAAAAAGCTGGCGATTTAAGGAGCGTTATTAATGCGATTAATTAAAGTATCTGAAACCATCAACTTCATGAAGTTGCGTACCGTTATGATGGTACTCTCTGCTGTTTTGTTGATTGGTTCTGTTGCGTCGCTGGCAGTTAACAGCCTCAATTGGGGGCTGGATTTCACCGGTGGTACGCTTATCGAAGTGGGCTATGATAAGCCTGCTAATTTATCTCAAATTCGCACTACGCTAAACGAGACTGATTTTGAAGATGCCGTGGTTCAGAACTTTGGATCAAGTGAAGCGGTGCTTATCAGAATTGCCCCTCGTGAAGGTGTAAAATCTGCGCAGATTGGAAACCAGGTGGTTTCTGCACTGCGTAGCACGGGTGACAACGTTGAGATGCGTCGTATCGAATTTGTCGGACCAAATGTTGGTGAAGAACTGACCGAGCAGGGCGGACTGGCTATGCTGGTGGCTCTGCTATGTATTCTGGTTTATGTAGCGATGCGTTTTGAATGGCGTTTTGCACTGGGTTCTGTATCGGCCCTGGCGCACGATGTTCTGTTAACGCTGGGTCTGTTTTCAATTCTGCAAATCGAATTTGATTTGACCGTGCTTGCGGCTGTACTGGCAGTTATCGGTTATTCACTCAACGATACCATTGTTGTATGTGACAGAATTCGTGAAAACTTTCGCAAGATCAGAAAAGGTGAGCCAAACGAAATTGTGAATATCTCCCTGACGCAGACGTTGAACCGGACGATAATCACGTCATTGACTACCGTACTGGTATTATTGGCGCTTTTCTATAAAGGTGGTGCGCTTATCCATGGTTTCGCTACAGCATTGCTGTTTGGTGTCATCATTGGTACATACTCTTCTATCTATGTCGCCAGTTCAGTAGCATTAGCTCTGGGCATCAGTAAAGAAGATTTGATGCCCCCGCAGGTAGAAAAAGAAGGTGCTGATCTGGATCCAATGCCGTAAATTGGTTTCTGATGAGTCAATGGAAAAAGGCCGCTGTTTTCAGCGGCCTTTTTGTATGCCAGAAGTATCGTATCTACGTTTTTTAAGAATGCTTTTGATGGTTTATGAATACTTCAACGACTTGATAAATCGCTATGTAAAGTGATCACTGACGGTCGTCTAAAAGGCGTTAAGGTTTTCATACAAAGACCCGATGGTTCTTCAAAGACTTCACACGCTTTGCCACCCAATGCACCACAGGATTAACTCACCAGCCTCAGTGATAATGTAACCATCCGCAGCGTCTGCTCATGACGCCCTCGTTACTATATTTTAACGGTGATCACGATATGGTAGCGTATGGATGAGGCATTGTTTCAAAGGAATGAAAATGAAAGCAGCAATCAGCGTTTTTCTGGCCAGTATGGTATTTTCGGTGGCAGCGACAGCCGGTGTGACCAAGTGGCTCGAATTCGAGTTGCGTGGCGGTCATATCATTTTACCTGCAACAGTCAGCGGTATTCCCACCCAGGCTATCCTCGATAGCGGTGCGCAATTTAATGCGATTAATACAGCGTTTATGGGCAAGCACAACCTGAGCTACAACCGTGTTGGTAAAATTCGGGTTCAGGGCGCGTTCGGCGTAAAAGTTCAGGATAAACTGTCTGGCCTGCCTATACAGCTATTTGGTAGTGAAACCACCTTTGATCAGGTGGTCGGGCTTGCTTTAGGCCACCACTCAAGAGGGTTGCTGCTCGGCGCACCATTATTCTATGGCAATATCATGCAGATCGATTATCCAGGTAAACGTCTGCGGCTTGTCACCCGTGATTCCATGGAGCTGGCAGATTTTACTAATATCAGGATGGTCGACCAGAAAGGATCGGGAATGCCAATAGTTCAGGTGACGGTAGAGGGAAAAAACATCTGGCTGATACTGGATACAGGGAATAGCGCTGGTGTGGTTATTGAACGTACCCTGGCGCGGGATATGGGGTTAATAAAACAACAAAACGGGATAACCGGCGCGCAGGGAGCAACCAAAAGCATTCATGTTGAATCAACCCGTGTATCACAGATGCAGTTCGGCCCCTATACACTGGAAAATGTGTTGGTTTCCTTTAATGCCGAAGGTAATAGTATCAGACTGAAAAATCAGTACAGCCAGACAGGAACCCGCATTAACGGTAAGCGTGTATCCGGGCTCATTGGCTATGATGTGCTTAAACATTTCGTGCTGACAATGGACTATGCCAGGGGGCAGATGCATGTAGGACTGCCTGAAGAATAACTGTGTAGCGCCGTTACTAAAAAGTATGAGAGGCATGGCCCTATCAGAAAATCACAGTGTTTTACTATTAAGTAAGAACCGGCGAATTTCCGATTGCGTAATTAGCGCCAGAACCATCATTCAGGAGAACGCCGGTGCTTTGTAATCCACTTAAAACTCACACTGTTATTTTACGGGGTAACGATACGCAATTAGGTCAGTTTGACGCGACTTTACAACAGGGACGGGTATCCATCTGGGCCTCGCCGGATATTATCCGGTCTCATAAAACTATTTCGGTAGAATTGGACGGGCGTGTATTGACCTGTGTACCGTCCTCAAGACTAAGATGCTCACGGTCTATTTTTCTGTCGCCAGACTGTATAGAGGTTCCTGTTAAAACCCATTAGTGGATACAAAAAACGGTGCTGCAAGCACCGTTTTTTGTAGCTATTCGCAGAAAAATCCTATTTAAGATGTTTTAGCAATGCCTGAACAATCTTGGGACTCCCTGCGACAATTTCACCTTTATATAAAGGGTCATTGCCCCCTTTGAAGTCTGTCGCCAGCGCGCCTGCTTCTTGTACCAGTAGCTCACCGGCTGCGATATCCCACGGCTTAATTCCACGCTCCCAGTAGCCATCATGGCGTCCGGCCGCTACATAAGCCATATCAAGCGCCGCGCTGCCGGCACGACGGATATCACCGCACTCATGAAAAATTTTATTCAGGCTTAAGGCATATTCGCTATATTGTGTTTTGTTCTTGAATGGCAGGCCGGTTGCCAGCACCGTTTCGGACAAATCACGCGGTTTAGTAGCACGAATACGATAACCGTTTAGCTGGGCACCTTTACCCCGGCTGGCAGTGAACAGCTCGCCGCGAATAGGATCGAAAACAACCGCCTGATCCAGACGTCCTTTATAAAGAAGTGCTATAGAAACGGCAAAGTGAGGAATGCCTTTTATAAAATTGGTGGTGCCATCCAGCGGGTCAATAATCCATTGGAATTCATTGTCAGTACCTTCTGTCTCACCACTTTCTTCACCTAAGAAAGCATGGTCAGGGTATGACTGACGAATCTTGTTGATGATCGCTTTTTCCGCTTCCTTGTCGATTTGGGTAACATAATCGTTGTCGCCCTTGGACTGCAGTTGTAAATCGTCGCGGTGTTCAAAACCACGAACTATAATAGAACCGGCAACGCGCGCAGCGCGAACCGCGATATTCAGCATCGGATGCATAGATAACCACCAATTGTAAAAGATCGAGACCCAGAGAGGAGCTCTGGGTTAAAAAACGCGCGAAGTGTACCCGTTCATCAGCCATTATGCAATGCATCGGCGCAATTGACCTGAAAAGCGCTAAGCGCGCAGAGATAGCCATCTAGAGCTCTACTGTGCTATTATCGCGAGCAAACAGGACAGGCAATCGTTAACAAATGCTAAGTAATATAAAAATCGTGCTGGTAAATACCTCGCATACCGGAAATATCGGCTCCGCAGCCCGTGCTATGAAAACGATGGGGTTAAGCAACCTGTGGCTGGTTGACCCCATTCAGGCGCCTGATGGAAAGGCAAGTGCACTGGCAGCCGGGGCTGGCGACGTTCTGGGGAATGCTACCACCGTAGAAACGCTGGAAGAAGCGGTGGCGGATTGCGGCCTGGTGGTCGGTACATCTGCTCGCTCGCGCACCCATTCCTGGCCGATGCTTGAACCCAGAGAGTGCGGGGAGAAAATGATTAGCGAGGTGCCTAATTATCCAGTGGCACTGGTATTTGGACGCGAAAATAATGGTCTGACAAACGAAGAGTTACAACAGTGTCACTACCATGTCTGCATTCCGGCTAACCCAGAGTACAGCTCACTGAACCTAGCTATGGCAGTACAAACCTTAAGTTACGAAGTGCGTATGGCATGGCTGTCCCGCCAGGCTATCGATGCTGAGCCAACCGAATACCCTATCAATGATGACCTTGAGCGTTTCTACACGCACCTGGAGTCAACCCTGCAGGGCACAGGCTTTATTGTTAAAAATCATCCCGGCATGGTAATGACGAAGCTGCGCCGCCTGTTCAACCGCTCACGCCCTGAGGCGCAGGAATTGAATATCTTAAGAGGAATACTGTCCTCCATCGATAAGGCCACCAAATCAGATAAGAGCTAATCATGTTCGAACGGATAAAAGACGATATTCAGGGCGTTTTTCACCGCGACCCTGCCGCCAGAAATACATTTGAGGTTTTAACTAACTACCCGGGTTTGCATGCAATCTGGATGCATCGGGTGGCGCACCGCTTATGGCGGGGAAATTTCAAATGGCTGGCGCGCTCTCTGTCCACATTCAGTCGCTGGCTGACGGGTGTGGAAATCCATCCTGGCGCAAAATTAGGCCGCCGTTTTTTTATCGACCATGGGATGGGTGTGGTGATTGGAGAAACGGCAGAGATTGGTGACGATGTTACGCTGTATCACGGGGTTACGCTGGGCGGCACCTCGTGGCAATCAGGCAAGCGCCATCCCACGCTTGAAAATAATGTAGTGATCGGCGCGGGTGCAAAAGTGCTTGGGCCTATTACAATTGGCGCAGGCGCAAAGATTGGCTCCAATTCAGTAGTGGTAAAGGATGCGCCAGCCGGCGCGACAGTGGTAGGTATTCCGGGCCGTATTGTTACCTCTCCAGTTAATCAACAAAAAGCGGCAGAAAATAGTGATAAGCGCAACTGTATCGCTCAAAAATATGGGTTCGATGCATATGCTATCTCACCGGATAACCCCGATCCGGTCGCCAATGCTATGGGAATAATGCTGGAGCACATGCACCAGATGGACCACAAAGTGGAAGAAATGTGTGGCGTTATTCGCAGCATGGGCGGGAATGTATGCACGGATAATCTTAGCTCACTGAGTAAGGAAGACTTCGCTGAAACGGGTATCGACCCGGTCATTTATGACGAAGGCGACGACCAGGAAGCCTTTGACCCAAAAATCTGATGCAGGCAATCGATAATACCTGACTAAAGCATAGGGTTTTATAGTTGACCGTTTTAGTCAGGTATGGAACAATTTTGCTATCAGAACCTCAGTGGGGAACCTTATGAAGCTAACGTCTAAAGGGCGATACGCAGTTACTGCCATGCTCGATGTGGCCCTGCATTCTACCAAGGGGCCAGTTCCGCTTGCCGATATTTCAGAACGACAGGAAATATCACTTTCTTACCTTGAACAGTTATTTTCCAGATTACGCAGAGAAAAGCTGGTCGATAGCGTAAGGGGACCGGGCGGCGGCTATTTGCTGGGGCGTGATGCCACCGATATAGCAATTGGCGAAGTGATTCGGGCGGTTGATGAGACCGTAGATGCGACCCGCTGTAGCGGACACGCAGATTGTCAGGGCGGCGAACGCTGTCTGACCCACAGCCTGTGGCAGGATTTAAGCGACCGTATCAGCGTCTTTTTAAATAGCATCACACTGGGCGAGTTGATGGCACAGCGAGATGTGCTGGAAGTAGCCGACCGGCAGGATAAAATCGCCCTGAAAAGTCAGGATATCACTGTGAGTGTGCAACTCTGATGGCTCGTTCTTCGTTACCCGTATATTTGGATTATGCTGCAACTACGCCAGTAGATCCCAGAGTGGCAGAGCAAATGATGCAGTGTTTGACGCTGGACGGCAACTTTGGCAATCCGGCGTCACGGACGTACCTTTATGGCTGGGTGGCTGAGGAGGCGGTGGATGTTGCCCGCAACCAGGTTGCTGATTTGCTTAGTTGTGATCCCCGCGAAATCGTTTTCACCTCAGGCGCCACGGAATCTAACAATCTGGCGCTTAAGGGGGCTGCACAGCGGTACAAAGACAAAGGGCAGCACATCGTTACTGTTGTGACCGAACACAAGGCGGTGCTTGATACGTGCGCATACCTTGAAACGCAGGGATTCGACGTTACCTACCTGGATGTGGATGACCAGGGCCTGATTGATATTGATGCGCTGGAGAATGCCTTGCGTGACGACACTATTATTGTGTCGGTCATGCACGTCAATAATGAAATAGGTGTTATACAGGATATCGGACGCATTGGGGAAATTTGCCGCGAGCGCGGTATCATTTTTCATGTAGACGGGGCGCAGAGCGTTGGCAAACTGCCTGTAGACCTGAGCACACTGCCGGTGGATTTGTATTCTATATCGGCCCACAAGTTTTATGGGCCTAAAGGCAGTGGTGCGCTGTTCGTGCGGCGTCGGCCTAAAGTACATATTGAAGAGCAGATTCATGGCGGTGGACACGAACGCAAGATGCGTTCTGGTACGCTTGCTACCCATCAGATAGTTGGTCTTGGCAAGGCGTGTGAACTGGCCTCCAGTGAACTAGTCGATGAACAAATACGACTGGAAAAATTGCGTGACAAGCTATGGGCTGGTCTGAGCCAGCTTGATAATGTCAGGCTAAACGGCCACGCCACTGCGCGTGTTGCTGGCAATTTGAATGTGAGCTTTATGGGGTGTGACGGCGAGAGTCTGATGATGGCATTAAATGATATTGCTGTTTCATCCGGTTCTGCCTGTACCTCTGCCAGTCTCGAGCCTTCTTATGTGCTAAAAGCAATTGGCTGTGAGGCAGAAACTGCCCACAGCGGTATCCGCTTTTCTGTAGGTCGTTTCACCACAGAAGAAGATATCGAATACACCATTGAAAAAGTCACTGACGTTGTGCAGCGGCTTCGTCAGGCTGGCTGATAAGTCAGCAATAGTGAGTATATGCCTCGGGCGCGTTGAATAATCAAAGCGGTTGGGGCATGATCCGCCGCGCTTTGAACAGACGGGCTTTCAGCTGAATGAGCCTGTTCCGGAGCCGGCGCCCAAATACTTGAGTGAAATAGTCAGGTATTATACAATACACCATAGATTTACAGCGTTGAGCAGCTTTTCCGGTGGCACGGAAAAGTGATGCAGGGCAAGACCGTGATGGCCGTGTAATCAAATCGCTCCGCTATGACAGGCAAACTAGTGAGATCCAAACATGAGTGAACAGATCGAACAGGCGTTATCGAGAAAGTACGATGCGGGTTTCTATTCAGAAATTGAATCTGAAACTTTTGAAAATGGCCTGGACGAGTCGGTAATCCGCCGTATCTCTGCCATGAAGAATGAGCCTGAGTGGATGCTGGAATGGCGCCTGAAGGCATATCACGCATGGCTTAAAATGGATGAGCCTGAATGGGCCCACGTGGATTATCCTAAAATCGACTTTCAGGAAATCTCTTACTATTCCGCGCCTAAGAGCATGAAAGACAAGCCGCAGTCTCTGGATGAAGTTGATCCGGAACTTCTGCGTACCTATGAAAAGCTGGGCATTCCTCTGCATGAGCAGGAAATGCTGGCCGGTGTGGCTGTCGATGCTGTATTTGACTCAGTATCCGTAGTAACTACCTTCCGTGAAAAACTGGAAGAGGCCGGGGTCATTTTCTGTCCCATCTCTGAGGCCTTACAAAAATATCCTGACCTGGTGAAAAAGTATATTGGTTCAGTGGTGCCTCGCAGTGATAATTTTTATGCCGCGCTTAATAGTGCAGTATTTACCGATGGCTCTTTTGTTTACATTCCTAAAGGCGTGCGCTGCCCGATGGAGTTGTCTACATACTTCAGAATCAACGAACAGAATACCGGTCAGTTCGAGCGTACACTGATAGTGGCCGATGAAGGCAGTTACGTTAGTTACCTAGAGGGCTGTACTGCACCGCAACGTGATGAAAATCAGTTACATGCCGCAGTTGTTGAGCTGGTCGCGATGGATGATGCACAGATTAAGTATTCAACGGTGCAGAACTGGTATCCGGGCGATGAAGAAGGCAAAGGTGGTATCTACAACTTTGTAACCAAGCGTGGTGTTGCCCATACCAATTCGAAAATTTCTTGGACACAGGTTGAGACAGGTTCGGCCGTTACCTGGAAATATCCAAGCTGTGTATTGAAAGGTGATAACAGCGTTGGTGAATTTTACTCGGTGGCTTTGACCCGGGGACGTCAGCAGGCAGATACCGGTACTAAGATGATTCACATCGGCAAAAACACCCGCTCCACCATTATTTCTAAGGGTATATCAGCCGGGCGTAGTAACAATGCTTATCGTGGTTTGGTGCAGATGGGCCCCAAAGCCGATGGCGCGCGTAACTTCACCGAGTGTGACTCACTGCTCATTGGCGATCAGTGTGGTGCGCATACATTCCCGTATATCGAAAGTCGCAACCCATCAGCGATTGTCGAGCACGAAGCGACGACATCCAAGGTCAGCGACGACCAGTTATTCCTTTGCCAGCAACGTGGTATGGATGCAGAAAAAGCCGTATCTATGATTGTGAACGGTTTCTGTAAGGAAGTATTTAAAGAATTACC contains:
- the trmJ gene encoding tRNA (cytosine(32)/uridine(32)-2'-O)-methyltransferase TrmJ yields the protein MLSNIKIVLVNTSHTGNIGSAARAMKTMGLSNLWLVDPIQAPDGKASALAAGAGDVLGNATTVETLEEAVADCGLVVGTSARSRTHSWPMLEPRECGEKMISEVPNYPVALVFGRENNGLTNEELQQCHYHVCIPANPEYSSLNLAMAVQTLSYEVRMAWLSRQAIDAEPTEYPINDDLERFYTHLESTLQGTGFIVKNHPGMVMTKLRRLFNRSRPEAQELNILRGILSSIDKATKSDKS
- the cysE gene encoding serine O-acetyltransferase; translated protein: MFERIKDDIQGVFHRDPAARNTFEVLTNYPGLHAIWMHRVAHRLWRGNFKWLARSLSTFSRWLTGVEIHPGAKLGRRFFIDHGMGVVIGETAEIGDDVTLYHGVTLGGTSWQSGKRHPTLENNVVIGAGAKVLGPITIGAGAKIGSNSVVVKDAPAGATVVGIPGRIVTSPVNQQKAAENSDKRNCIAQKYGFDAYAISPDNPDPVANAMGIMLEHMHQMDHKVEEMCGVIRSMGGNVCTDNLSSLSKEDFAETGIDPVIYDEGDDQEAFDPKI
- the iscR gene encoding Fe-S cluster assembly transcriptional regulator IscR, with product MKLTSKGRYAVTAMLDVALHSTKGPVPLADISERQEISLSYLEQLFSRLRREKLVDSVRGPGGGYLLGRDATDIAIGEVIRAVDETVDATRCSGHADCQGGERCLTHSLWQDLSDRISVFLNSITLGELMAQRDVLEVADRQDKIALKSQDITVSVQL
- a CDS encoding IscS subfamily cysteine desulfurase; its protein translation is MARSSLPVYLDYAATTPVDPRVAEQMMQCLTLDGNFGNPASRTYLYGWVAEEAVDVARNQVADLLSCDPREIVFTSGATESNNLALKGAAQRYKDKGQHIVTVVTEHKAVLDTCAYLETQGFDVTYLDVDDQGLIDIDALENALRDDTIIVSVMHVNNEIGVIQDIGRIGEICRERGIIFHVDGAQSVGKLPVDLSTLPVDLYSISAHKFYGPKGSGALFVRRRPKVHIEEQIHGGGHERKMRSGTLATHQIVGLGKACELASSELVDEQIRLEKLRDKLWAGLSQLDNVRLNGHATARVAGNLNVSFMGCDGESLMMALNDIAVSSGSACTSASLEPSYVLKAIGCEAETAHSGIRFSVGRFTTEEDIEYTIEKVTDVVQRLRQAG
- the sufB gene encoding Fe-S cluster assembly protein SufB, which translates into the protein MSEQIEQALSRKYDAGFYSEIESETFENGLDESVIRRISAMKNEPEWMLEWRLKAYHAWLKMDEPEWAHVDYPKIDFQEISYYSAPKSMKDKPQSLDEVDPELLRTYEKLGIPLHEQEMLAGVAVDAVFDSVSVVTTFREKLEEAGVIFCPISEALQKYPDLVKKYIGSVVPRSDNFYAALNSAVFTDGSFVYIPKGVRCPMELSTYFRINEQNTGQFERTLIVADEGSYVSYLEGCTAPQRDENQLHAAVVELVAMDDAQIKYSTVQNWYPGDEEGKGGIYNFVTKRGVAHTNSKISWTQVETGSAVTWKYPSCVLKGDNSVGEFYSVALTRGRQQADTGTKMIHIGKNTRSTIISKGISAGRSNNAYRGLVQMGPKADGARNFTECDSLLIGDQCGAHTFPYIESRNPSAIVEHEATTSKVSDDQLFLCQQRGMDAEKAVSMIVNGFCKEVFKELPMEFAVEAGKLLEISLEGSVG